A genomic window from Cloacibacillus evryensis DSM 19522 includes:
- a CDS encoding AAA family ATPase, translating into MKISLNLSGAPSVLKDGKRVVFPTKKAEAIFYYVALVGQVSKSALELIFWPELDQLGANKNLRNSIYYITKIFGRDVFKKDRGVLEFSDGVELELLTEPLGGEFMEGFYLKDCPDFNSFAEEYNKRQSMRLYNSAKGVFLDELAKGKLTGQQALGRIAALSKMDPYDEEVVLAVMERCFTEKRLDDLILLYRDFEKRLISDLMVEPRKELQNLYRTALMQKKAARGNTEPYFYGRREELKKIDGAHRNFSAGEPYANLIIAGGIGSGKTCLLNHYLRNNDVAGTTVISLVCYEAEAKIEYRILSLLTGKMLKALKIGTAALPESYRRIMLYFFPFMFNGGAQGEAPRIDKASLPLFELEDLFSELFGYLAARGKFVVVIDDIRFCDRRSLDFIQRVAVYKYCRRVLFIFSCHESWLGEYIKTFDKSVLQNIDIIELRNFERGEVESIAARSLKEPGAELVDSIYRESGGNPLYLFEIINNLKENKNVKSYKFFYLLENRLKTLSDHEQAVLYISSTFFSGIMPEAVASIVGVDYIKALELYEPLVRNGFLKEEIKDGRLTLLFAHEQFRSYIYQSQPLIKRKTIHMKIAEYLAAYGEKNGCLKDHIDNIIYHYGNAGQTTKYLHYKLMKAASIVSIDNDFPEFLTSFTQSFIDELEDEFSRQPVPVDLQYEFTLLKASFAIKACDYGRGLEYIEKLLEFDTDTRRLLKARKQLIYYGIQTRDYTMIKENAVEALRILKKIPDDVERADILKSYALAEINCRRYKNAKSMLLKSLSLLCSAPLNENVISIRACVFNYLAYEYKYAGEYERCIPLYRKAIELCLSANITNGLPLFYMNLGQALVKTGRLKEAKEYFLKFEILREQIYSALSTTIVKAYLAFIYSFEKNYRLSAKYLAEGFECSRLIKNPYEYAYLYKICALLKKNAAADGEAAAVIDSVLPESYEYYRERAAENFITIGLERELAELELPPTG; encoded by the coding sequence ATGAAAATTTCTCTCAACTTGTCTGGCGCGCCCTCAGTGCTGAAAGACGGCAAGAGGGTCGTATTTCCCACGAAGAAGGCGGAAGCGATCTTTTACTATGTCGCGCTCGTCGGCCAGGTCTCCAAATCTGCCCTCGAACTTATATTCTGGCCTGAATTGGACCAGCTCGGCGCCAATAAGAACCTCCGCAATTCCATCTACTATATAACGAAGATCTTCGGCCGCGACGTCTTCAAAAAAGACCGCGGCGTACTTGAGTTTTCCGACGGCGTCGAGCTCGAGTTGCTGACGGAGCCGCTCGGCGGAGAATTTATGGAGGGCTTCTACCTTAAGGATTGCCCGGATTTCAATTCATTCGCCGAAGAATATAACAAGAGGCAAAGTATGCGCCTCTATAATTCAGCCAAGGGCGTCTTCCTCGACGAACTCGCTAAAGGTAAACTAACGGGGCAGCAGGCTCTGGGGCGCATCGCCGCGCTCTCAAAGATGGATCCGTACGACGAGGAAGTCGTGCTTGCGGTCATGGAGCGGTGCTTCACGGAAAAACGCCTTGACGACCTCATCCTGCTCTACCGCGATTTCGAAAAAAGGTTGATCTCCGATTTGATGGTGGAACCGCGCAAGGAATTGCAGAACCTCTACCGCACGGCGCTGATGCAGAAAAAAGCCGCCCGCGGGAACACTGAACCGTATTTTTACGGGCGGCGGGAGGAACTTAAAAAAATCGACGGCGCGCACCGTAATTTCAGCGCCGGCGAGCCTTACGCAAACCTGATCATAGCCGGCGGCATCGGCAGCGGCAAGACCTGCCTGCTGAACCATTACCTAAGAAACAACGATGTCGCCGGAACGACGGTCATCTCGCTGGTATGCTATGAGGCGGAGGCAAAGATAGAATACCGCATCCTTTCGCTGCTGACAGGAAAAATGCTTAAAGCGCTGAAGATCGGCACGGCGGCCCTTCCCGAGAGTTACCGCCGCATCATGCTCTACTTTTTCCCCTTCATGTTCAACGGCGGCGCGCAAGGGGAGGCGCCGCGCATCGATAAGGCATCCCTCCCGCTCTTTGAGCTGGAAGACCTCTTTTCCGAGCTGTTCGGCTACCTCGCGGCGCGCGGCAAGTTTGTGGTCGTGATCGACGACATTCGTTTCTGTGACAGACGTAGCCTTGACTTCATCCAGCGCGTCGCGGTTTATAAATATTGCCGCCGTGTGCTTTTCATCTTCAGCTGTCACGAAAGCTGGCTTGGAGAATATATAAAAACCTTCGATAAAAGCGTACTGCAAAATATCGACATCATTGAACTGCGGAACTTCGAACGCGGCGAAGTGGAGTCTATCGCCGCCCGCAGCCTTAAAGAACCTGGCGCGGAGCTTGTGGATTCGATCTACCGTGAAAGCGGCGGCAACCCGCTCTATCTCTTTGAGATAATCAACAACCTCAAGGAAAACAAAAACGTCAAAAGCTATAAATTCTTTTATCTGCTCGAAAACAGGCTGAAAACCCTCTCCGACCACGAGCAGGCCGTCCTCTACATTTCCTCCACATTTTTCAGCGGCATCATGCCAGAAGCGGTTGCGTCGATCGTGGGAGTGGACTACATCAAGGCGCTCGAACTCTACGAGCCCCTCGTGCGCAACGGCTTTCTGAAGGAAGAGATCAAGGACGGACGGCTGACGCTGCTCTTCGCCCACGAGCAGTTCCGAAGCTATATCTATCAGAGCCAGCCGCTGATCAAGCGCAAGACCATCCACATGAAAATAGCGGAGTACCTGGCGGCCTATGGCGAGAAAAACGGTTGCCTCAAAGATCATATCGATAATATAATCTACCATTACGGCAATGCGGGGCAGACGACGAAGTACCTTCATTACAAACTTATGAAGGCTGCCAGCATTGTTTCGATCGACAACGATTTTCCTGAATTTCTCACCAGTTTTACGCAGAGCTTCATTGATGAGCTGGAAGACGAATTTTCACGCCAGCCCGTGCCCGTTGATTTGCAATATGAATTTACTCTGCTCAAGGCGAGCTTTGCGATCAAGGCCTGCGACTATGGCCGCGGCCTGGAATATATCGAAAAACTGCTTGAATTCGACACCGACACGCGCCGCCTGCTGAAAGCGAGAAAACAGCTTATCTATTACGGCATCCAGACGCGGGACTACACGATGATAAAGGAAAACGCGGTCGAGGCGCTGCGTATACTCAAAAAGATCCCCGACGACGTCGAGCGCGCCGACATCCTCAAATCATACGCGCTGGCGGAGATAAACTGCCGCCGTTATAAAAACGCGAAGAGTATGCTGCTGAAAAGCCTCTCGCTGCTTTGTTCCGCGCCGCTCAACGAAAACGTGATCTCCATCCGTGCCTGTGTCTTTAACTACCTTGCCTACGAATATAAATACGCCGGAGAGTATGAAAGGTGTATCCCTCTCTACCGCAAGGCGATCGAACTGTGCCTTTCGGCCAACATTACCAACGGTCTGCCGCTTTTTTACATGAACCTGGGGCAGGCGTTGGTAAAAACAGGCAGGCTGAAGGAGGCGAAGGAATACTTCCTCAAATTTGAGATCCTGCGCGAGCAGATTTATTCCGCCCTTTCGACGACGATAGTCAAAGCGTATCTCGCTTTTATCTATTCCTTCGAGAAGAACTACAGGCTGTCGGCAAAATACCTTGCCGAGGGCTTTGAATGCAGCCGCCTCATAAAAAATCCCTACGAATACGCCTACCTATACAAAATATGCGCGCTGCTGAAAAAAAACGCCGCAGCGGACGGCGAAGCCGCGGCAGTCATTGACTCTGTCCTGCCGGAGAGCTATGAATACTACCGAGAGAGGGCCGCGGAAAATTTTATCACTATCGGTCTGGAGCGCGAGCTTGCAGAGTTGGAACTGCCGCCAACGGGCTGA
- a CDS encoding metal-dependent hydrolase family protein, with product MYSIVKCGTLIDGTGAEPTVGAALLLKDGLIVSSGKYEEVAKEAPAGAELIDYGDKYVTPGIIDAHVHVTIDPEADFTGFVGRDSDTRIAHRGTVNLKKTLDGGVTFIRDLGGYHHIDIELKKLIDEGLIEGCGLLASGEMITMTGGHGWKIGRECDGPSEARKAAREQIKAGATVIKIMATGGNLTPGPQGAPQLSEEEIRAAVEEAHKSGKRTTTHSHSAEGVKNALRAGIDCIEHGMFIDEEALDFMKAHGIPYVPTLVAPWICAMVGEERGLSKEAVEKTKSAIGRHMESFRMAVKKGVKIAMGTDAGTPFCEHGKAYVGELRLMTEGGFTPMQAIVAATKSSAEVVGVEKSRGTLEAGKEADFLILAENPLDDLGAFEHIREVYKGGRRVERKYL from the coding sequence ATGTACTCCATTGTAAAATGCGGAACGCTGATCGACGGCACGGGCGCGGAACCAACCGTCGGCGCGGCTCTGCTGCTGAAAGACGGCCTGATCGTAAGCTCCGGAAAATACGAGGAGGTCGCGAAGGAGGCTCCAGCCGGAGCGGAGCTGATCGACTACGGTGATAAGTACGTAACTCCCGGCATCATAGACGCGCACGTCCACGTCACGATAGATCCCGAAGCGGATTTTACCGGCTTCGTGGGACGCGACAGCGACACAAGAATAGCGCATCGCGGCACGGTCAACCTCAAAAAGACGCTCGACGGCGGCGTGACCTTCATCCGTGACCTCGGCGGCTATCACCACATCGACATCGAGCTGAAAAAGCTTATCGACGAAGGACTGATCGAAGGCTGCGGACTGCTGGCAAGCGGCGAGATGATCACGATGACCGGCGGTCACGGCTGGAAGATAGGCCGCGAGTGCGACGGACCTTCCGAAGCGCGCAAGGCGGCGCGCGAGCAGATAAAAGCCGGGGCGACGGTGATCAAGATCATGGCCACCGGCGGCAACCTTACGCCGGGGCCGCAGGGCGCGCCTCAGCTCTCGGAAGAGGAGATACGCGCGGCTGTGGAAGAGGCTCATAAATCGGGCAAACGCACCACCACCCACTCCCACAGCGCGGAGGGCGTTAAGAACGCGCTGCGCGCCGGCATCGACTGCATCGAGCATGGTATGTTCATCGACGAAGAGGCGCTCGATTTTATGAAGGCCCATGGCATTCCCTATGTGCCGACGCTGGTAGCGCCTTGGATCTGCGCGATGGTCGGCGAGGAACGCGGCCTCAGCAAAGAGGCGGTGGAAAAAACGAAGAGCGCTATCGGCAGGCACATGGAAAGCTTCCGCATGGCGGTGAAAAAGGGCGTCAAGATCGCGATGGGGACCGACGCTGGGACCCCCTTCTGCGAACACGGCAAGGCCTACGTAGGCGAACTGCGGCTGATGACCGAGGGCGGCTTCACTCCCATGCAGGCCATAGTCGCGGCGACGAAAAGCTCCGCCGAAGTGGTAGGCGTGGAAAAGAGCCGCGGCACGCTTGAGGCGGGCAAAGAGGCGGATTTCCTCATACTCGCGGAAAACCCGCTCGACGACCTCGGCGCTTTCGAGCATATCCGCGAGGTCTACAAGGGCGGCCGCAGAGTAGAGCGAAAATATCTCTAA
- a CDS encoding M20/M25/M40 family metallo-hydrolase, with translation MNGCETGALKKVYKYIDENMDLYIDWLLEAVRQPSISMYNSGMNEMASLCVHFLEDKLGLKTNIIETGGSPYIYAYLDEGAKDTLAFYNHYDVMPVEPLEEWESYPFEPVIRDGRIWGRGTADNKGSMFSRICAVHACKQIYGKIPVNLKFFYDGEEEIGSPHLDDFMLVKGGLLECDGFFWEGGSRDLERGRPHITLGVKGICKIELSCRTAGRDLHSANAAIVANPFWRLVWALASMKNDKEEILIDGYVDDIAPLSDKERKIIHDMSFDEEASLRSYGISSFLNGDKGGALKERLVNSPTININGFKGTSSDTETKTILPGNASVFLDLRLAVGQTPESAMKKIRRHLDRKGFSDIEVKLKSSYDPFRTSCESALMKAAVQSAREIYGMEPNIILNDWGSSGVCAVCGRLDIPCVMIGVMNEDSREHAPNENIYVEDYNCAIKMIASIITKIPCLK, from the coding sequence ATGAATGGCTGTGAGACAGGCGCCTTGAAAAAGGTCTATAAATATATAGATGAAAATATGGATCTTTATATAGACTGGCTTCTGGAAGCGGTACGCCAGCCCAGCATATCGATGTATAACAGTGGAATGAACGAGATGGCTTCGCTTTGCGTACATTTCCTTGAAGACAAACTGGGACTGAAAACAAATATCATCGAAACAGGCGGCTCGCCCTACATATACGCCTACCTTGACGAAGGGGCGAAAGATACGTTGGCTTTTTACAACCACTACGACGTAATGCCCGTCGAACCGCTGGAAGAATGGGAGTCCTATCCTTTTGAGCCTGTCATTCGCGACGGCAGGATATGGGGTCGGGGCACAGCTGACAACAAGGGGAGCATGTTTTCCAGGATTTGCGCGGTTCATGCCTGCAAGCAGATATATGGCAAAATTCCTGTGAACCTAAAATTCTTTTATGACGGAGAGGAAGAGATAGGAAGCCCCCACCTTGATGATTTTATGCTCGTAAAGGGCGGCTTGCTCGAATGCGACGGGTTTTTCTGGGAAGGCGGCAGCCGCGATCTCGAAAGGGGGCGTCCGCATATCACCTTAGGCGTAAAGGGGATCTGTAAAATAGAGTTGTCGTGCAGGACGGCAGGCCGGGATTTGCATTCGGCCAACGCCGCCATCGTTGCCAATCCTTTCTGGCGTCTCGTATGGGCGCTGGCGTCGATGAAAAATGATAAAGAAGAAATACTCATTGACGGATATGTTGATGATATCGCCCCGCTCTCGGATAAAGAACGTAAAATAATCCACGATATGAGTTTTGACGAAGAAGCCTCGCTCAGGTCTTACGGCATCAGCTCCTTTCTGAACGGCGACAAAGGCGGCGCTTTGAAAGAAAGGCTCGTCAATTCTCCGACCATCAATATCAATGGTTTCAAAGGAACCTCCAGCGACACGGAGACAAAGACTATCCTGCCGGGAAACGCCTCAGTCTTTCTTGATTTGCGGCTGGCTGTGGGGCAAACTCCGGAAAGCGCTATGAAAAAAATCAGGAGGCATTTGGACAGGAAGGGCTTCAGCGATATCGAGGTAAAATTAAAATCATCCTACGACCCGTTCCGCACCAGTTGCGAATCAGCGCTCATGAAAGCCGCGGTCCAATCAGCGAGAGAAATATATGGAATGGAACCCAATATCATCCTCAACGACTGGGGCAGCAGCGGTGTCTGCGCCGTATGCGGCAGGCTTGACATACCATGTGTGATGATCGGCGTCATGAACGAAGACAGCAGAGAACATGCCCCCAATGAAAACATCTACGTGGAAGATTATAACTGCGCGATAAAAATGATCGCTTCGATAATTACCAAAATACCCTGTTTGAAATAA
- a CDS encoding M24 family metallopeptidase codes for MAAFGKMEQMVSLLKIAGCDAFFIAPSPDLEYICGLDCLPDERFKGLLVTNKGRFFFMTPKLYLEEMSAVAGDPSLCEVWEDHEGFVGAFINGCKKAGLESGKIAFNDAVRAVDMLKISAAMKGIVCCDGEELISPMRSVKSKEEISLLQKAAKVADDTLSEVVKHIRPGLSERQIAEKLTEIHDDLGKGICRHISHIVAAGPNAAMPHYNGCDRIIEDKDVVLIDFAGRYGGYFSDMTRTFFIGDPTEEEKNVYRIVLEAQTAGERAIRSGISAGEVDRIVRKVIEEAGYGERFPYRVGHGVGISVHETPFIKAFNKHILRPGNVFSIEPGIYLPGKFGVRIENLVAVADDGSALVLNKLPKSMLVL; via the coding sequence ATGGCAGCTTTTGGCAAGATGGAACAGATGGTCTCTTTATTGAAAATAGCTGGCTGTGACGCGTTTTTTATCGCCCCGTCCCCTGACCTCGAATATATATGCGGATTGGATTGTCTTCCTGATGAACGTTTTAAAGGACTGCTCGTAACGAACAAGGGCCGTTTTTTCTTTATGACGCCTAAGCTCTATCTAGAAGAGATGTCCGCAGTGGCCGGCGACCCATCTCTTTGCGAGGTATGGGAAGATCACGAAGGTTTTGTGGGGGCTTTTATCAACGGCTGTAAAAAGGCCGGACTGGAATCTGGGAAAATCGCCTTTAATGACGCCGTGAGAGCCGTGGATATGCTGAAAATATCCGCCGCGATGAAGGGGATCGTCTGCTGCGACGGAGAAGAGCTGATAAGTCCTATGCGCAGTGTCAAGAGCAAAGAAGAGATTTCCCTTTTGCAAAAAGCCGCCAAAGTCGCGGATGATACGTTGTCAGAAGTCGTTAAACACATCCGCCCTGGACTCAGCGAGCGCCAAATTGCCGAAAAGCTCACGGAAATACATGACGACCTGGGAAAGGGCATATGCAGGCACATCAGCCATATCGTAGCGGCCGGACCCAACGCGGCGATGCCGCACTATAATGGCTGCGACAGAATAATAGAAGATAAAGATGTCGTGCTTATAGATTTTGCAGGAAGGTACGGCGGGTATTTTTCGGATATGACGCGGACCTTCTTCATTGGCGACCCGACTGAAGAGGAAAAGAACGTCTATAGGATCGTGCTTGAGGCGCAGACGGCAGGAGAGAGGGCGATACGCTCGGGAATCAGCGCCGGGGAGGTAGACCGTATCGTGCGTAAGGTGATCGAAGAGGCGGGCTACGGAGAACGGTTTCCATACAGAGTCGGCCACGGTGTGGGAATCTCCGTTCATGAGACTCCCTTCATTAAGGCGTTCAATAAGCATATCCTGCGGCCGGGCAATGTCTTCAGCATAGAACCCGGGATATACCTGCCGGGAAAATTCGGCGTCAGGATCGAAAACCTGGTCGCCGTGGCGGACGATGGTTCCGCTCTCGTGTTGAACAAACTGCCTAAATCGATGTTGGTTCTTTGA
- a CDS encoding aspartate/glutamate racemase family protein codes for MKTIGIVGGMAWQSSAEVYKIINELVNKKLGGQHSCQCVMYSVDLDPVLILRDEDDWEKLNDIMEDAVKRVEAAGADFTMICSNTMHKTVSAIKNRVSKPILHIADVTAQAILDKGFKTVGLMGTKFTLTQDFYKDKMEKDYGIKILIPDEDDIAFIHHVIYEELDYSIFSPASAKRFVEIIEKLHQRGAEGVILGCTEIPLLVKQEDTSVPLFDTTTLHAEAAVKLALAE; via the coding sequence ATGAAGACTATCGGTATCGTCGGCGGTATGGCCTGGCAGTCATCCGCCGAAGTCTACAAGATCATCAACGAGCTCGTCAACAAAAAGCTCGGCGGACAACACTCCTGCCAGTGCGTGATGTACTCGGTCGATCTCGACCCCGTGCTCATCCTGCGCGACGAGGACGACTGGGAAAAGCTCAACGACATCATGGAGGACGCGGTCAAACGCGTCGAGGCCGCCGGCGCGGACTTCACGATGATCTGCTCGAACACGATGCACAAGACAGTGAGCGCGATCAAGAACAGAGTATCCAAGCCGATACTGCACATCGCCGACGTCACGGCACAGGCGATACTCGACAAGGGATTCAAGACAGTCGGCCTTATGGGGACGAAGTTCACGCTCACACAGGATTTTTACAAGGACAAGATGGAAAAGGACTACGGGATAAAGATACTCATTCCCGATGAAGACGATATCGCCTTCATCCACCACGTCATTTATGAGGAGCTCGACTACAGCATATTCAGCCCCGCCTCAGCCAAGCGCTTCGTAGAGATCATCGAAAAGCTCCACCAGCGGGGCGCCGAGGGAGTCATCCTCGGCTGCACGGAGATACCGCTGCTCGTAAAGCAGGAAGACACGTCCGTCCCCTTATTCGACACAACCACGCTCCACGCCGAGGCGGCCGTTAAACTCGCGCTCGCGGAATAG
- a CDS encoding YfcC family protein has protein sequence MKEPAEMSPQGQVKKKFLFPHIYVLLLMIIIACAIATWLLPAGEFERVKNAAGRTIVVAGTYHPIPATPVGPFQMIQAIYGGMLDAANIIFFIMIAYASIGLIIATGAFNGLVSGLLRIFKGKSRTVIIPVFIAILGVASSTIGVFEEAFPFVPIFVGIAIAMGYDAIVGLAIVACGVGIGYSGAVMNPFTVGMAQSIAELPPMSGAGFRIFCHISMVVVASIYTMRYALKIQEDPTKSLLYGSEMAAHVKADENLENYRFGIREILVLATLAVGIVVVVYGTKAYGWYLQELCAIFLIMGLASAAIMGWSPSETAEKVAASFADMAMAAMMVGLARAILVVLRAGSVIDTVVYGLAFPLSYMPSWIAAECMLVVQTLLNFLVPSGSGQAVISMPIMAPLSDLLGIPRQIAVLCFQFGDGLSNIVWPTAFAPVLCALAGIKLDRWWKWMVPLFILLILTQMILIAIAMFIGWA, from the coding sequence ATGAAAGAACCGGCTGAAATGAGCCCTCAGGGCCAGGTAAAAAAGAAGTTTCTATTCCCGCACATCTACGTGCTGCTGCTGATGATCATCATTGCCTGCGCGATCGCGACTTGGCTGCTGCCGGCGGGAGAATTTGAACGCGTCAAAAACGCCGCCGGACGCACGATAGTCGTCGCCGGCACCTATCACCCGATCCCCGCCACGCCCGTCGGCCCCTTCCAGATGATCCAGGCCATCTATGGCGGTATGCTCGACGCGGCGAACATCATCTTCTTTATTATGATCGCCTATGCCTCGATCGGGCTGATAATCGCGACGGGCGCTTTCAACGGCCTCGTCTCCGGCCTGCTGCGCATATTCAAGGGGAAATCACGCACCGTCATCATCCCCGTCTTCATCGCGATCCTGGGCGTCGCCTCCTCAACGATAGGCGTTTTTGAAGAGGCCTTCCCCTTCGTGCCGATCTTCGTCGGCATCGCGATCGCCATGGGCTACGACGCGATCGTCGGACTGGCGATCGTGGCGTGCGGCGTCGGCATCGGTTACTCTGGAGCCGTGATGAACCCCTTCACCGTCGGCATGGCGCAGAGCATCGCGGAACTGCCGCCGATGTCAGGCGCCGGCTTCCGCATCTTCTGTCATATATCGATGGTCGTCGTGGCCTCGATCTATACCATGAGGTACGCGCTCAAGATACAGGAAGACCCCACGAAGAGCCTGCTCTACGGGTCAGAGATGGCCGCTCACGTCAAAGCCGACGAAAACCTTGAGAACTACCGTTTCGGAATCCGTGAAATACTGGTCCTCGCCACACTGGCGGTGGGGATAGTCGTCGTCGTTTACGGTACCAAAGCCTATGGCTGGTATTTGCAGGAGCTGTGCGCAATCTTCCTTATCATGGGACTCGCGAGCGCTGCCATCATGGGCTGGAGCCCCTCTGAGACGGCGGAAAAGGTCGCCGCCAGCTTCGCCGACATGGCGATGGCGGCGATGATGGTCGGACTTGCGCGTGCAATACTCGTCGTCCTTCGCGCCGGAAGCGTGATCGACACGGTCGTTTACGGACTGGCCTTCCCTCTCTCCTACATGCCGAGCTGGATAGCCGCCGAATGTATGCTAGTCGTACAGACGCTGCTCAACTTCCTCGTGCCCTCCGGCTCGGGGCAGGCGGTCATCAGTATGCCGATCATGGCTCCGCTATCCGACCTTCTCGGCATTCCGCGCCAGATAGCCGTTCTATGCTTCCAGTTCGGCGACGGGCTCTCAAACATCGTCTGGCCGACGGCCTTCGCGCCGGTGCTCTGCGCACTTGCCGGCATTAAGCTTGACAGATGGTGGAAATGGATGGTCCCGCTCTTCATTCTGCTGATACTCACCCAGATGATACTGATCGCCATCGCCATGTTTATCGGCTGGGCGTAA
- a CDS encoding DUF3798 domain-containing protein, whose product MFKYVKAGLIAMTALFLGSAACAAPAYHVGIVTGTLSQSEDEIRGAEYCLKKYGDASKGGMIRHVTYPDNFMSEMETTISQIAGLADDPLLKVIVINQGIPGTTEGIRRVKQKRPDIICLVGEAHEDPNVITSAADMATTIDFIDKGYLLAYTAKKMGADTFVHVSFPRHMSYESIARRVAIIKAACKDLGIKFSYETAPDPTSDVGVVGAQQFMIEKVPAWIKKYGDKTVFFTTNYALHEPLLRQLARYGGMYIEADSPSPLVGYPAAFSIDLSKEAGNWPAILKKVESAVIKAGGKGRMGTWAYSYGYANTLALVDFGMNVVEKKMKLTSKKDFLKCFDRATPGSRWNGNYYTDLGTGVTSKNLMLIYQDTYIFGKGFMGVADVKVPEKYRKIR is encoded by the coding sequence ATGTTTAAGTATGTGAAGGCCGGCCTGATAGCGATGACGGCGCTTTTCCTGGGGAGCGCGGCCTGCGCGGCTCCGGCGTACCATGTGGGAATCGTCACCGGTACTCTTTCCCAGAGTGAAGATGAAATACGCGGCGCGGAATACTGCCTGAAAAAGTACGGAGATGCCTCTAAAGGCGGGATGATCAGGCATGTCACTTATCCGGATAATTTTATGTCGGAGATGGAAACAACAATTTCGCAGATAGCTGGTCTGGCCGACGACCCGTTGCTTAAGGTCATTGTTATAAATCAGGGTATTCCCGGCACCACGGAGGGCATCAGGAGAGTCAAGCAAAAGAGGCCCGATATAATCTGTCTCGTGGGCGAGGCTCACGAAGACCCCAACGTGATCACCTCCGCCGCTGATATGGCGACGACGATAGATTTTATAGACAAGGGCTACCTGCTTGCCTATACAGCGAAGAAAATGGGGGCAGACACCTTTGTGCACGTCTCATTCCCCAGACACATGAGCTATGAGAGCATCGCGCGCAGAGTCGCCATCATCAAGGCGGCATGCAAGGACCTGGGAATCAAGTTCTCCTATGAGACCGCGCCAGACCCTACGAGCGACGTCGGCGTAGTGGGAGCGCAGCAATTTATGATCGAGAAAGTGCCGGCATGGATAAAGAAATATGGAGATAAAACGGTATTCTTTACGACCAATTACGCTCTTCACGAACCGCTGCTGCGGCAGCTCGCGAGATATGGCGGCATGTATATCGAGGCGGATAGTCCCTCGCCTCTGGTAGGTTATCCCGCCGCGTTCAGCATCGACTTGTCGAAGGAAGCCGGGAACTGGCCCGCGATATTGAAAAAAGTGGAAAGCGCGGTTATTAAGGCTGGTGGAAAAGGCCGGATGGGCACGTGGGCCTATTCCTACGGTTACGCGAATACTCTGGCGTTGGTCGATTTCGGCATGAATGTCGTTGAAAAAAAGATGAAGCTGACGAGTAAGAAAGATTTCCTCAAATGTTTCGACCGCGCCACTCCTGGATCGAGATGGAATGGCAACTATTATACGGATCTGGGGACCGGCGTGACGAGCAAGAATCTGATGCTGATCTATCAGGATACCTATATCTTCGGCAAAGGGTTCATGGGGGTGGCGGACGTAAAAGTTCCTGAAAAATACCGTAAAATAAGATAA
- a CDS encoding RidA family protein translates to METEKRLAEMGVELYPDIKPIGSYLPFTRCGNVIHISGQGPSIRGEYVKYIGKVGENVTKEEAKEAAAVTAANLISILKKAAGDLDRVKQIVSVHGYVNSTPDFTEQPYVINGASDLLVKAFGEKGRHARCAMSVNSLPLGICVEVELTAEIE, encoded by the coding sequence ATGGAAACGGAAAAAAGGCTCGCCGAGATGGGCGTTGAATTATATCCCGACATCAAGCCGATCGGCAGTTATCTCCCTTTCACCCGCTGCGGAAATGTGATCCATATTTCGGGACAGGGGCCGAGCATTCGCGGTGAATATGTCAAATACATCGGCAAGGTCGGTGAAAACGTCACCAAAGAGGAAGCCAAAGAAGCGGCGGCGGTGACGGCGGCCAACCTCATCTCCATCCTTAAAAAAGCGGCCGGCGACCTGGACCGCGTCAAACAGATCGTCAGCGTCCACGGCTACGTCAACAGCACGCCGGACTTCACCGAGCAGCCCTACGTCATCAACGGGGCCTCGGACTTGCTGGTGAAGGCCTTCGGCGAAAAGGGACGGCACGCGAGATGCGCGATGTCCGTCAATTCGCTCCCGCTGGGAATCTGCGTGGAAGTGGAATTGACGGCGGAAATAGAATAA